TGTTATGTGGTAAAGACGACTAAAGGGCTAAATCTCAACACCCCCTCGTCAGATTATCAGTATTATGTAAAATCATTGAGAAAGTGGCAATCCCTTTATTGAGCTGTAAAAAAAGTGGGCATGCATCAATGTGAATCGATATTAGTGCCTATTTTAACATGCTAAAAGTTGTCTAAATTGAGCGATTTGTTTAAGAGCTTTGATGATTTAAAATTCAAATCAAATTTTCAAAATGGATTCAAAATAAGGAATAATTTGTACTTGGAAAGCCTGTAAACTGAAATAACCGAAGAAGGCGGCAGCCCAAACCATTAAAACAAATCTCAAGGGACTGGTGCTGATGCTACGGCTCAGTATTTTCGTATTCATATACAACAATATCATTGAATAGAGAAACATCACTCCACCGTTCATGGCGGCGGAAGTTTCAATCAGAAATAATGGTTGCTTGAATAGAGGGTTAATTGAGCCATAAAGCAGAATTGCAGAACCCAGCAAAATTTCGCCCCAAAGAAATACGTAATAAAGTTTACTCAATGACCAGTTTTCATTTTCTCTTAAATAGTTCACTTTCAGGATATCAGCAGAGATACGGGCTGTTACGTCAAGGACTCCCAATTCAGTTGTGAGCAGTATGGCAGTACCCATAAGGAGGAAAAGCAATTTAAAGGTTCCGCCGAGCCGGTCTTCAAGAAGAGTTGCCTGTCCCCAGATAAAATTAAGGCCAGAACCAAACTGGGCCATGCCTTCTTTCAGTTGTCCATTTGCGTCATAAAACAAAGAATAAGAAATAAGTGATAATAAAACCAAACAAGCCAGACAGGTGAGAAAGAAGCTTAAGAAGTGTTCAATGTTGGCAGCGCGCCACCATTGCTGCCAGCGATTTCGATTTTCATCAGTATGTTTAAAGTGATATCCGGCTTCACTGGCAGCTTCATCTTGTCCGGTAATCGGGCTGGTAATTCGACCGATGTACTTGCCCATTCCATAGCCTTTATCTTTGATGAAATTACTTTGGCCAAGGTTCATGGTTCCGCCAGCGCCGGCAAATGCCAATGCCCCGAGAAGTGCCATAGTTGACAGACCACTGGATTTGTCAGGCATCTGCCCAATACTCACAGCTCCTTGCATCATAGATGTAATGGCATACGGTTTAATGAGATAGATACCGAGGATCACTGCGATGATAAAGATTGACCCGACCAGAAAAATCTGTATTTTTTCAACGGTGTTATAAACCACTGGCCCAGTTGTTAAGACAATGCCTACTAAGAGTAAGCCAGCAATTCCCAGAAACGAACTATACTTGGCCTCATATTGCAGGTCGTATCCTTGATTAATTTTGTTGAACAGTTCATTTGAACGATCTGTGCTCTGATTCTTAGTGAAAACGCTACTTAAGCTATTTCGTTCAGATCCATCCATGGATCCACGCCACTTCAAGGTGTTTGTTTCGGGAGAGTAAGAGGCTTTGACAGGTAAGTCTTGAAGTGAGAATTGAGACGCAGTTGGTTCTACTCGAACACTGGCGATGGTTTCTGGACCAAAAAAAGTCCAACTTAGCATGGTGCCAGCACCGGTTGCCCAACCCGGCCATGCCCACGGAATGATATTTAACAGTAGCATGATCCAGGCCCAGTGTTTGTTCATGCGACAGAAACCGATAATAGCAGTTTCTCCTGTTGCTAAGGTCCAACGCTCAATTTCCATATTCAAAAAAAACTGAGTGATCACACCCAATAGGCAAGCCCAGAAAAATAAAAATCCAGCTTTGTAAGTTATGTAAGGCCAAAGGACAAATTCACCTGAACCGAGTGAGAGCCCTGCCAACATAATGCTGGGACCGATCATTTTTTTCCAGGAGATAGCTGGTGGTAGGTCTTTGTACTTCAGAGGAGGTAGCGATTGGTGTGGAATCACCTCATCAGGGACTAATTCTTCATTGAGATCAGAGTGGATTTGATCTGCCATGGAAACCTCTTTTATGAACGGCGAGCTGAATTCAGAATGGTTTCATTCTAAGTCTGGAACATTTTATCCGCCACTCAACTTAAGACAGGATTGAGGGGAATAAGAAAATGCATCTTGGTTGATGATAACTCGAAAATTAGTCAGAATGGATTTTCTTAATCCAGGAGACTTGTGTGATCAAATGATTTAATGAGGCAAACGAAATATGCGCATTCGTTGCATATTTTGGTGAAGAGTTGGCAGGAAATGTGGCGAGGCTTGCATCACCTACCAGGAATACATTGAAATCGCGTGAGAGGTTTTCATAGCCGGCAGTGGTTTTACAGAAGCACATATCTGTTGCATATCCTGTTAAGAGGACGTGTCGAATGCCCTCTTTTTTCAAAAATTTCTTTAGTGGCTCATATCCCTCTTGGTCAAAGATCAAAACATCATCATCATGAACAGTAATATCGCTTGTAACGGGAACAGGTACATTCCAGAAACCTTTACCATTAAATCGATCGCCTGCGCTCAGGCCAGAAAATTGTTTGAAATAATCGATCACTGGCTGTTCTTTGGAAAGTGTCAGGCGATTAGGTAATGGCT
The Gimesia aquarii DNA segment above includes these coding regions:
- a CDS encoding Nramp family divalent metal transporter; amino-acid sequence: MADQIHSDLNEELVPDEVIPHQSLPPLKYKDLPPAISWKKMIGPSIMLAGLSLGSGEFVLWPYITYKAGFLFFWACLLGVITQFFLNMEIERWTLATGETAIIGFCRMNKHWAWIMLLLNIIPWAWPGWATGAGTMLSWTFFGPETIASVRVEPTASQFSLQDLPVKASYSPETNTLKWRGSMDGSERNSLSSVFTKNQSTDRSNELFNKINQGYDLQYEAKYSSFLGIAGLLLVGIVLTTGPVVYNTVEKIQIFLVGSIFIIAVILGIYLIKPYAITSMMQGAVSIGQMPDKSSGLSTMALLGALAFAGAGGTMNLGQSNFIKDKGYGMGKYIGRITSPITGQDEAASEAGYHFKHTDENRNRWQQWWRAANIEHFLSFFLTCLACLVLLSLISYSLFYDANGQLKEGMAQFGSGLNFIWGQATLLEDRLGGTFKLLFLLMGTAILLTTELGVLDVTARISADILKVNYLRENENWSLSKLYYVFLWGEILLGSAILLYGSINPLFKQPLFLIETSAAMNGGVMFLYSMILLYMNTKILSRSISTSPLRFVLMVWAAAFFGYFSLQAFQVQIIPYFESILKI